In a genomic window of Roseomonas aeriglobus:
- a CDS encoding recombinase family protein, with translation MGGNEVRAARVYLRVSTDEQDLTRQESIVAGARAAGLYVAAVYREKASGARPDRPELLRMVADLQPGEVVVAEKIDRISRLPLPEAELLVETIRGRGARLAVPGIVDLSDLLADSAGVARIVLEAVQDMLLRVALQTARDDYETRRERQREGIEVAKRAGRYTGRKPDLAHHRRIVGLREAGMSIAKTAELAGCSIAHVKRVTALHRSKPTPPQQGD, from the coding sequence ATGGGAGGCAACGAGGTCAGGGCGGCGCGGGTGTACCTGCGTGTGAGCACGGACGAGCAGGACCTGACGCGGCAGGAGAGCATCGTGGCCGGCGCGCGGGCGGCCGGCCTCTACGTCGCGGCGGTGTACCGGGAGAAGGCGTCGGGCGCACGGCCAGACCGACCCGAGCTGTTGCGCATGGTCGCGGACCTCCAGCCGGGCGAGGTGGTGGTGGCCGAGAAGATCGACCGGATCAGCCGCCTGCCGCTGCCGGAGGCGGAGCTGCTGGTGGAGACGATCCGGGGCAGGGGGGCGCGCCTCGCAGTGCCGGGGATCGTGGACCTGTCCGACTTGTTGGCCGACAGCGCGGGCGTAGCGCGCATCGTGCTGGAGGCGGTGCAGGACATGCTGCTGCGGGTGGCGCTGCAAACGGCGCGCGACGACTACGAGACGCGCCGTGAGCGGCAACGCGAGGGCATTGAGGTCGCGAAGAGGGCGGGGCGTTACACCGGCCGCAAGCCGGATCTCGCCCACCACCGGCGCATCGTAGGTCTGAGGGAGGCGGGCATGAGTATCGCGAAAACTGCGGAGCTCGCCGGATGCAGCATCGCTCACGTCAAGCGCGTGACAGCACTTCATCGCTCGAAGCCGACTCCGCCTCAGCAGGGCGACTGA
- a CDS encoding copper-binding protein yields MVACTKTGSSSRPQAGSVTLDHGPIPEVNWPAMTMAFTADPGLLAGLKPGDKVSFELAVGDGGATVTAIRKQ; encoded by the coding sequence ATGGTCGCATGCACGAAAACCGGGTCCTCTTCGCGCCCTCAAGCGGGTTCCGTCACGCTGGATCATGGCCCCATTCCCGAGGTCAATTGGCCGGCAATGACGATGGCCTTCACGGCCGATCCCGGACTGCTGGCGGGCCTGAAGCCGGGAGATAAGGTCAGCTTCGAGCTCGCGGTTGGCGATGGCGGCGCCACCGTGACCGCGATCCGGAAACAATGA
- a CDS encoding AbrB/MazE/SpoVT family DNA-binding domain-containing protein — MQMEAQRVKIVDGGKLVIPAAMRRELGITTGDTVLVDVDDGELRVRSVPRALERARAILRKYVPEGVGLADELIAERRREAERE; from the coding sequence GTGCAGATGGAAGCACAGAGGGTCAAGATCGTGGATGGTGGCAAGCTCGTGATCCCGGCGGCAATGCGCCGTGAGCTCGGGATCACCACAGGTGACACCGTTCTCGTCGATGTGGACGATGGCGAGTTGCGGGTACGGTCCGTACCGAGAGCGTTAGAGCGGGCTCGCGCGATCCTTCGCAAGTATGTGCCCGAAGGCGTCGGCCTGGCTGACGAGCTGATTGCCGAACGCCGGCGTGAGGCGGAGCGTGAGTAG
- a CDS encoding copper resistance system multicopper oxidase, whose translation MNHPIERRALLRAGALGAAGFSLAGLLPAWAQSNTPGIRATLPTLAGEDIHLKIARSRYMVGGRAGNAITLNGVLPAPLIRLKEGQNVRLHVENSLDEDSSIHWHGLILPFQMDGVPGVSFPGIKPHSLFTYQFPVKQNGTYWYHSHSGLQEQLGHYGPIVIDPAGADPVGYDREHVIVLSDWSFLDPHRLFTRLKQEGGYFNRQKQTLAGMIAGGPEEKLSPSERAKWGKMRMDPADIADVSATTYTYLINGHGPQENWTGLFRPGERVRLRVINASSMSIFNVRIPGLSLSVVQSDGQNVRPVTVDEFQIGTAETYDVVVQPNDDRAYTIVAESLDRSGMGRATLAPRPGMAAMVPPLRERPTLTMKDMGMGGMDHGAHGSVAGAAAGAMDHGAMSMRDKSKVPESVSVGVGMDAIAFSPVDRTGDPGVGLDNVGHKVLTYRDLVALEPNPDPRPPARTIEVHLTGNMERFMWSFDGKKFSDGVEPIRFERNERARVVLVNHTMMTHPIHLHGHFFEVVNGQKGRQPLKHTINVLPGGKASFDLTADAPGDWAFHCHLLLHMHAGMFRVVTVRPHEGEAA comes from the coding sequence ATGAACCACCCTATCGAGCGGCGGGCGCTGTTGCGCGCCGGCGCCCTCGGCGCCGCGGGTTTCTCGCTTGCCGGCCTTCTCCCCGCCTGGGCGCAGAGCAACACGCCCGGAATCCGCGCCACCTTGCCGACGCTGGCGGGCGAGGACATTCACCTCAAGATTGCGCGGAGCCGCTATATGGTCGGCGGCCGCGCGGGCAATGCGATCACGCTGAACGGCGTGCTACCCGCGCCGCTCATTCGCCTGAAGGAGGGGCAGAATGTCCGCCTTCATGTCGAGAATAGCCTCGACGAGGACAGTTCGATCCATTGGCACGGGCTGATCCTGCCCTTCCAGATGGACGGCGTGCCCGGGGTCAGCTTTCCCGGTATCAAGCCGCATTCGCTCTTCACCTATCAGTTCCCGGTCAAGCAGAATGGCACCTATTGGTACCATAGCCATTCCGGGCTCCAGGAGCAGCTCGGCCATTACGGGCCGATTGTCATCGATCCCGCGGGCGCCGATCCTGTCGGTTACGACCGCGAGCATGTCATCGTGCTCTCCGACTGGAGTTTTCTCGATCCGCACCGGCTCTTTACACGGCTGAAGCAGGAAGGCGGCTATTTCAACCGCCAGAAGCAGACGCTCGCGGGCATGATCGCGGGCGGTCCCGAGGAAAAGCTCAGCCCGTCCGAACGGGCTAAATGGGGCAAGATGCGGATGGACCCCGCAGATATCGCCGACGTGTCAGCCACGACTTACACCTATCTGATCAATGGCCATGGGCCGCAGGAGAACTGGACCGGCCTGTTCCGTCCCGGCGAGCGCGTCCGGCTGCGCGTCATCAACGCCTCATCCATGTCGATCTTCAATGTCCGCATCCCGGGCCTGAGTCTGTCGGTCGTCCAGTCCGACGGACAGAATGTGCGGCCGGTGACCGTCGACGAGTTCCAGATCGGTACCGCCGAGACCTATGACGTGGTCGTGCAGCCCAATGACGATCGCGCTTACACGATCGTCGCTGAATCCCTCGACCGCTCGGGCATGGGCCGCGCGACGCTGGCGCCGCGTCCGGGCATGGCGGCTATGGTCCCGCCCTTACGCGAACGGCCGACGCTCACGATGAAGGATATGGGCATGGGCGGCATGGATCATGGCGCGCACGGTAGCGTGGCGGGCGCCGCCGCGGGCGCGATGGACCATGGCGCGATGAGCATGCGCGACAAATCGAAGGTTCCTGAAAGCGTATCGGTCGGCGTCGGCATGGATGCGATCGCGTTCTCGCCTGTCGACCGGACCGGGGACCCCGGGGTCGGGCTCGACAATGTCGGCCATAAGGTTCTCACCTATCGCGATCTCGTCGCGCTCGAACCCAATCCCGATCCGCGTCCGCCCGCGCGCACCATCGAGGTGCATCTGACGGGCAATATGGAACGCTTCATGTGGTCGTTCGACGGCAAGAAATTCAGCGATGGCGTCGAGCCGATCCGCTTCGAACGCAACGAGCGCGCGCGTGTCGTCCTCGTCAATCATACGATGATGACGCACCCAATCCATCTGCACGGTCACTTCTTCGAAGTCGTGAACGGCCAGAAGGGGCGTCAGCCCCTCAAACACACGATCAACGTGCTCCCCGGCGGCAAGGCGAGCTTCGACCTGACCGCCGACGCCCCCGGCGACTGGGCGTTCCACTGCCATCTGCTGCTCCACATGCATGCCGGGATGTTCCGCGTCGTCACCGTTCGTCCGCACGAGGGAGAGGCTGCATGA
- a CDS encoding IS110 family transposase → MTKLTSTPAGAVLVAIDMSKSRQEVLIERPEGGRRRRMTVMATRQDYDGFAEQLAAIGRPIIVGFEATGNYHRTLAHRLLTAGFELRLISSVALARTREALHNGWDKNDSKDAQVILHMLRIGATQRYVDPLVAGINDLQELSKTHETISRMKTQTWHRILTHYLPLYFPEIARFAGNSRSDWFLALIERFPTPATITALDREAFSAAAWPLIGRKVSKARLINDIYETASASTALPVPENSAAITMFRMVIAQGRSLIHQRDEIERLAHARLADDVDYQLLRNIPGIGPINALTILAEAGDLRRFNHHRQFLKFCGLDLATCQSGTFRGRTKLSKYGNARLRRTFWMAAQVAARQRDNSFRDKLGRYVAGHADDADRRRKAMTALTAKMARVAHAVIKTGTEYRPFLERSDARWKDPSLQVP, encoded by the coding sequence ATGACCAAGCTCACCTCTACGCCTGCCGGCGCCGTGCTGGTAGCCATCGACATGTCCAAGAGCCGACAGGAGGTTCTCATCGAGCGACCGGAAGGCGGCCGGCGCCGGCGGATGACCGTCATGGCGACCAGGCAGGACTATGACGGCTTTGCCGAGCAACTCGCTGCTATCGGGCGCCCTATCATCGTCGGGTTCGAGGCGACGGGTAATTACCATCGTACGCTGGCGCACCGGCTGCTGACGGCAGGGTTCGAGCTGCGCCTCATCTCGTCGGTCGCGCTCGCCAGAACGCGCGAGGCGCTGCACAACGGCTGGGACAAGAACGACTCCAAGGACGCGCAGGTCATCCTGCACATGCTGCGGATCGGTGCGACGCAGCGCTACGTCGACCCGCTGGTGGCCGGAATCAACGACCTGCAGGAGCTCTCGAAGACTCACGAGACGATCTCAAGGATGAAGACGCAGACCTGGCATCGGATCCTGACCCACTACCTGCCGCTGTACTTCCCCGAGATCGCCCGCTTCGCAGGCAACAGCCGGTCCGACTGGTTCCTGGCGCTCATCGAGCGGTTTCCGACGCCGGCCACCATCACGGCGCTGGACCGCGAGGCGTTCTCGGCCGCGGCATGGCCGCTCATCGGCCGCAAGGTCTCCAAGGCACGCCTCATCAACGACATCTACGAGACGGCGTCCGCCTCGACGGCACTGCCGGTGCCGGAGAACTCAGCCGCCATCACCATGTTCCGCATGGTCATCGCGCAGGGCCGCAGCCTCATCCACCAGCGAGACGAGATCGAGCGGCTGGCCCATGCGCGGCTCGCCGATGACGTCGACTACCAGCTGCTGCGCAACATTCCGGGCATCGGTCCGATCAACGCGCTGACCATCCTGGCCGAGGCCGGTGATCTGCGGCGCTTCAACCATCATCGTCAGTTCCTGAAGTTCTGCGGTCTCGATCTCGCAACGTGTCAGTCAGGCACGTTCCGTGGCCGCACGAAGCTGTCCAAGTACGGCAATGCGCGCCTGCGCCGGACCTTCTGGATGGCTGCCCAGGTCGCCGCGCGTCAGCGCGACAACAGCTTCCGCGACAAGCTCGGACGATATGTCGCCGGGCACGCGGACGATGCCGACCGTCGCCGCAAGGCGATGACGGCGCTCACCGCCAAGATGGCGCGCGTGGCTCACGCCGTCATCAAGACGGGGACAGAGTACCGGCCGTTCCTCGAACGGTCGGATGCCAGGTGGAAGGACCCCTCTCTGCAAGTGCCGTGA
- a CDS encoding transposase encodes MGHPEGAGSKRADRVEFDRRVHVEFRGAQLSSDGGLLVMRELDDALGLSDLAAKALRDTRRGKNTVHRLDGLFRQSVFGRLAGYEDVNDADRLALDPVMRQVVGGRAVDAQAASASQMGRFETETLAQPENRAALADLNGQWIDRFHDRNGLKYIVLDMDSSVSPTHGDQEGAAWNGHFDCTCYHPNEFLVPCDCGRTGKAGLDLNMMSRSIEGSTQSEETLSTMENGMETLDANMLLFSVKGMTCGSCAAHIERAVREVPGVVDVSVDRPTNQVRIKTSSDTGQADIFVRAIALAGYVAKRVAP; translated from the coding sequence ATGGGTCACCCAGAGGGTGCGGGTTCGAAGCGGGCAGATCGGGTCGAGTTCGACCGCCGGGTGCATGTGGAGTTCCGAGGTGCGCAGCTCAGTTCCGACGGCGGCCTGCTGGTGATGCGCGAGCTGGATGACGCGCTCGGGCTGTCCGATCTGGCGGCAAAAGCATTGCGCGACACCCGGCGCGGCAAGAACACGGTCCACCGGCTTGACGGGTTGTTCCGGCAATCGGTGTTCGGGCGACTGGCCGGATACGAGGATGTGAACGACGCCGACCGCCTGGCCCTCGATCCGGTGATGCGCCAGGTCGTGGGTGGAAGGGCTGTCGATGCGCAAGCGGCCTCGGCCTCGCAGATGGGACGGTTCGAGACCGAGACACTGGCACAGCCCGAGAACCGTGCCGCGCTGGCCGACCTGAATGGCCAATGGATCGACCGGTTCCATGACCGTAACGGGCTGAAGTACATCGTTCTGGACATGGACAGTTCGGTCAGCCCCACCCATGGCGATCAGGAGGGCGCGGCCTGGAACGGGCATTTCGACTGCACCTGCTATCACCCGAACGAATTCTTGGTGCCCTGCGACTGCGGGCGAACTGGAAAAGCCGGGCTTGACCTTAACATGATGTCAAGGTCGATAGAAGGGTCGACTCAAAGCGAGGAGACGCTCTCGACCATGGAGAATGGCATGGAAACCCTGGATGCCAATATGCTGCTGTTCTCGGTCAAGGGCATGACGTGCGGGTCCTGCGCGGCGCATATCGAACGCGCTGTCCGTGAAGTCCCGGGAGTGGTGGATGTGAGTGTCGACCGCCCGACGAACCAGGTCCGCATCAAGACGAGCTCCGACACCGGCCAAGCCGATATATTTGTCCGCGCCATCGCGCTTGCCGGCTATGTCGCGAAGCGGGTCGCCCCCTGA
- a CDS encoding DUF411 domain-containing protein gives MRSTIFRLALAALTATIMTPSAAYAASQMTVYRDPGCGCCGIWAKQVAQQLGRKHIIIDNPTRAALVKRLGVPDALGSCHTAVIDGVVVEGHVPASDIKRFLAQRPKGMSGIAVGGMPLGSPGMEVPGRKPQRFDVMAFGSSGQKLFGRH, from the coding sequence ATGAGATCGACTATATTCCGTCTTGCCCTGGCAGCACTGACTGCCACGATCATGACGCCGTCCGCTGCGTACGCCGCGAGCCAGATGACCGTGTATCGCGATCCGGGCTGCGGCTGTTGCGGGATCTGGGCAAAACAGGTGGCGCAACAGCTCGGGCGCAAGCACATTATCATCGACAATCCAACGCGCGCCGCGCTCGTCAAGCGGCTCGGCGTTCCCGATGCGCTTGGGTCGTGCCACACTGCGGTCATTGATGGCGTCGTGGTCGAGGGGCATGTCCCGGCTAGCGACATCAAGCGCTTCCTTGCCCAGCGCCCCAAGGGCATGAGCGGGATCGCGGTCGGTGGCATGCCGCTCGGCTCGCCAGGCATGGAAGTTCCAGGACGCAAGCCCCAGCGCTTCGACGTGATGGCCTTCGGGTCGTCGGGACAGAAGCTCTTCGGCAGGCATTGA
- a CDS encoding transposase — MPANHLLRRIDQCLDTGELREALADHYSARGRPSIDPELLIRMTLIGRIYAITSERRLCEELRYNLAYRWFCRLTPGDKVPHHSTFSKNRHGRFRDAGVFRQLFEATVRRCIGKGLVGGKDAAIDASFIEADACWQRKTVPGYLPYVANAGRPVREWLADQGSISTKPGGSKDFEGVSRTDPAAAWSARPGRARFGYALNALVDTPSGVALDVEATPARFAEEVDAGRVMLGRAADRFDYHPKRIAADKAYGSAGFLGFVRDQGAIPHIPVIDRTQQTKGKLPRTAFSYDRDTDSFTCPIGKTLRHYTFHLRTGVHRYAADARDCEGCVLRKTCTKARRRTLVRLDNEDARDLARAELETGLFKRSMRLRRGVERFFADAKGKHGMRRLHLRGIRGAEEEFLIGAAVMNLMILARPQRLTDKPRRGRCIPAALTPAAISARSIEHDVIVSPPRRYA, encoded by the coding sequence TTGCCCGCAAACCACCTGTTGCGTCGTATCGATCAATGTCTCGATACGGGCGAGCTGAGAGAAGCGCTGGCTGATCATTACAGCGCGCGAGGTCGGCCGTCGATCGACCCCGAACTCCTCATCCGCATGACCCTGATCGGCCGCATCTACGCGATCACGTCCGAGCGGCGTCTGTGCGAGGAGCTGCGCTACAATCTCGCCTATCGCTGGTTCTGCCGTCTCACGCCGGGGGACAAGGTTCCGCACCACTCGACCTTCAGCAAAAACCGGCACGGACGCTTTCGCGATGCCGGCGTCTTCCGGCAGCTGTTCGAGGCCACGGTTCGCCGCTGCATCGGGAAGGGCTTGGTCGGAGGCAAGGACGCCGCGATTGATGCCTCGTTCATCGAGGCTGATGCGTGCTGGCAGCGCAAGACCGTACCTGGCTATTTGCCCTACGTAGCGAACGCCGGTCGTCCTGTCCGGGAGTGGCTGGCCGATCAGGGTAGTATCAGCACAAAACCTGGCGGCTCGAAGGATTTCGAGGGTGTATCGCGAACCGATCCCGCCGCAGCCTGGTCGGCACGCCCGGGGCGCGCGCGGTTCGGCTATGCACTGAATGCGCTGGTCGACACGCCGAGCGGCGTCGCGCTCGACGTCGAAGCGACGCCGGCGCGCTTTGCCGAGGAGGTCGATGCCGGCCGTGTCATGCTCGGACGAGCCGCCGATCGCTTTGACTATCACCCCAAGCGGATTGCTGCAGACAAGGCCTATGGCAGCGCCGGCTTCCTCGGTTTCGTACGCGACCAAGGCGCGATCCCGCACATCCCGGTGATCGACCGCACGCAGCAGACGAAGGGCAAGCTGCCGCGAACGGCATTCAGCTATGATCGCGACACCGACAGCTTCACCTGTCCGATCGGCAAGACGCTCCGGCACTACACCTTCCACCTGCGCACTGGCGTACACCGCTATGCTGCCGATGCACGGGACTGCGAAGGCTGCGTGCTTCGGAAGACATGCACGAAGGCCCGTCGTCGCACACTGGTTCGTCTCGACAATGAGGACGCCCGGGATCTCGCTAGGGCCGAACTGGAAACCGGGCTCTTCAAGCGATCCATGCGATTGCGGCGCGGGGTCGAGCGGTTCTTCGCCGACGCCAAAGGCAAGCATGGCATGCGGCGACTTCACCTGCGTGGCATCCGCGGAGCGGAGGAGGAATTCCTGATTGGCGCGGCCGTGATGAACCTGATGATCCTGGCGCGACCACAGCGTCTGACCGACAAGCCCAGACGAGGCAGGTGCATTCCAGCAGCGTTGACCCCGGCGGCCATATCGGCCCGGTCGATCGAGCATGATGTGATCGTCTCGCCACCGCGACGATATGCCTGA
- a CDS encoding toll/interleukin-1 receptor domain-containing protein: MTTVPTLVRDTILITHANPEDNRFARWLAGRLTTAGYKVWVDVGALRGGDDFWDKIEHVLRHEAIKQIVVVSEHIGKQGVKKELALGDVMRRKLGDAEFMIPIRIADVDFGDFPTEILRQNAHNAFPNWAACLQPLFETLDSSRVPKVEHPDAEQLAMIVAAQEDGRKLVTSSPETLYSNWFELRARPDVWILEAKGTTAQLEAWSQFTRVPHVLHDGGVIAFCGPDAIERLDNGAPPLKARASLPFNGVIDGTYSRHFVERSNARRIAVNLMRQHWDLAMHRLGLLPVDFASGARGRFFPDGLIDGRVKLTLSDGHRVDRVLSGKFKDRRWHLCLVAQPKLWPDALFRVHANVAVTTDGRTPLPGEQLQRIRLRLTRSWFNDKWRDMLLAAMGWLAEGDPTLDIAASGERLAVASLPMSFDFPVSFAAEEDRRVEEDESGQITLSEDFETAFDRDEMPEEADA, translated from the coding sequence ATGACAACCGTTCCGACACTGGTGCGCGACACCATTCTGATCACGCACGCCAACCCCGAGGATAACCGGTTCGCGCGGTGGCTCGCAGGTCGCTTGACCACTGCCGGGTACAAGGTCTGGGTCGACGTTGGCGCGCTTCGGGGTGGCGACGATTTCTGGGACAAGATCGAGCACGTGCTGCGGCACGAGGCGATCAAGCAGATCGTCGTCGTGTCCGAGCACATCGGCAAGCAAGGCGTAAAGAAGGAACTCGCCCTCGGCGACGTCATGCGTCGCAAGCTCGGCGATGCGGAGTTTATGATTCCGATCCGAATCGCCGACGTGGATTTCGGCGATTTCCCGACGGAGATCCTCCGCCAGAACGCACACAATGCGTTCCCTAACTGGGCTGCCTGCCTTCAGCCCCTGTTCGAGACGCTCGACTCCTCACGTGTGCCAAAGGTCGAGCATCCGGACGCCGAGCAGCTTGCGATGATCGTCGCTGCCCAAGAGGACGGTCGAAAGCTGGTCACTTCAAGTCCCGAGACGCTCTACAGCAACTGGTTCGAACTCCGGGCGAGGCCTGACGTCTGGATCCTGGAGGCGAAGGGAACGACTGCGCAGCTGGAAGCCTGGAGCCAGTTCACACGTGTTCCCCATGTACTACACGATGGAGGGGTGATCGCCTTCTGCGGACCCGATGCTATCGAGCGTCTCGACAACGGCGCTCCGCCTTTGAAGGCGCGCGCCAGCTTGCCATTCAACGGCGTGATCGACGGTACCTATAGCCGCCACTTCGTTGAGCGTTCCAATGCACGGCGGATCGCCGTCAATTTGATGCGTCAGCACTGGGACTTGGCCATGCATCGTCTCGGGCTACTTCCTGTCGATTTCGCCTCGGGCGCCCGCGGCCGCTTCTTCCCCGACGGACTCATCGACGGAAGAGTGAAGCTGACGCTGAGCGATGGACATCGGGTCGACCGGGTCCTGAGCGGCAAGTTCAAGGATCGGCGCTGGCATCTGTGCCTTGTCGCTCAACCCAAGCTCTGGCCGGATGCTCTCTTCCGGGTCCATGCCAATGTCGCGGTGACGACCGATGGCCGAACCCCGCTCCCGGGTGAACAGCTGCAGCGTATCCGGTTGCGCCTCACGCGGTCTTGGTTCAACGACAAATGGCGCGACATGCTGCTCGCCGCGATGGGGTGGCTTGCCGAAGGTGATCCGACCCTAGACATTGCCGCGTCCGGTGAGCGCCTTGCGGTTGCCAGCCTACCGATGAGCTTCGACTTCCCAGTCAGCTTCGCCGCGGAAGAGGACCGCCGAGTCGAGGAGGACGAATCCGGCCAGATAACCCTGTCAGAGGACTTCGAAACGGCTTTCGACCGGGATGAGATGCCGGAGGAGGCCGACGCATGA
- a CDS encoding recombinase family protein, whose translation MLIGYMRVSKADGSQTLAPQRDALLSAGVDPSRIYEDLASGRHDARPGLTACLKALQPGNTLVLWKLDRLGRDLRHLVVTAEALRERGIGLKVLAGAGAQIDTTTANGRLAFGIFAAFAEFERELIAERTQAGLAAARARGRMGGRPRKMDKATLAMAMAAMSDRNAVAADVARRLGMTTTTLYMYVNGDGTPKAPGQALLDGVPYRKERLRAA comes from the coding sequence ATGCTCATTGGATATATGAGGGTGTCCAAAGCTGACGGGTCACAGACGCTGGCACCCCAGCGCGATGCGTTGCTCTCTGCCGGCGTCGATCCCTCGCGGATTTACGAAGACCTTGCGTCGGGGCGGCACGACGCCCGCCCCGGTCTAACCGCGTGCCTGAAGGCACTGCAACCCGGCAACACACTGGTCCTCTGGAAGCTCGATCGCCTTGGGCGCGATCTTCGCCATCTGGTCGTCACGGCCGAGGCGCTGCGCGAACGCGGCATCGGCCTGAAGGTGCTGGCGGGTGCCGGCGCGCAGATCGACACCACGACCGCCAACGGTCGCCTCGCCTTCGGCATCTTCGCAGCGTTCGCCGAGTTCGAGCGCGAGCTCATCGCCGAGCGGACACAGGCGGGACTTGCCGCGGCACGGGCACGGGGACGGATGGGCGGTCGGCCTCGCAAGATGGACAAGGCCACCCTCGCGATGGCGATGGCTGCAATGTCCGATCGCAACGCAGTCGCGGCCGATGTCGCGCGCCGCCTCGGCATGACGACCACGACACTCTATATGTACGTGAATGGTGACGGCACGCCCAAGGCGCCCGGCCAGGCGCTGCTCGATGGCGTGCCGTACCGCAAAGAACGACTGCGCGCCGCGTGA
- a CDS encoding type II toxin-antitoxin system VapC family toxin — protein sequence MSSKVVLDASALLCLLNDEPGADRVVDVLTRSVIGTANLAEVVSKLRERGLSLDEVREALGGLHLDVRPLSPAQALIIGDLRPSTKALGLSLGDRACLALAIDLQAQMFTTDGPLASADVGITITNVRPLA from the coding sequence GTGAGTAGCAAGGTCGTACTCGACGCCTCCGCCCTGCTCTGCCTTCTGAACGACGAGCCCGGGGCTGATCGGGTAGTCGACGTGCTGACCCGCAGTGTCATCGGAACGGCAAACCTGGCCGAGGTCGTGTCCAAGCTGCGGGAGCGTGGCCTGTCGCTGGACGAGGTGCGTGAGGCGCTCGGCGGGTTGCACCTCGATGTTCGGCCGCTCTCCCCTGCCCAGGCGCTCATCATAGGCGACCTCCGGCCGTCGACGAAGGCACTTGGTCTTTCGCTTGGCGACCGGGCATGCCTTGCTTTGGCGATCGATCTGCAAGCGCAGATGTTCACGACGGACGGCCCGCTGGCGAGCGCGGATGTCGGCATTACCATCACCAACGTGCGCCCTCTGGCGTAG
- a CDS encoding copper resistance protein B yields MARSRQMLLKENGGLTSAQFLLDRLETSMRNGANGYGWDAQFWSGGDINRIWLKSEGEGTLGEGGPEDVEVQALYSHALDPWFNLQAGIRHDFRAGPERTNLVLGIQGLAPYWFEVDGSLFLSDKGEVTARFEAEYDQRITQKLILQPAIEFELSAQDIPELGIGSGLSSAEAGLRLRYQFIPEFAPYAGVQYERRFGTTADFARAAGEKAGGWSFLVGLRSWF; encoded by the coding sequence ATGGCCCGGTCGCGACAGATGCTTCTCAAGGAAAATGGCGGGCTGACCAGCGCGCAATTCCTGCTCGACCGGCTCGAGACATCGATGCGCAACGGGGCCAACGGCTATGGCTGGGATGCGCAATTCTGGTCTGGCGGCGACATCAACCGGATCTGGCTCAAGTCCGAAGGCGAAGGCACTCTGGGCGAAGGTGGTCCGGAAGACGTCGAGGTCCAGGCGCTCTATAGCCACGCGCTCGATCCCTGGTTCAATCTGCAAGCGGGTATCCGGCATGATTTCCGCGCAGGCCCCGAACGGACGAACCTGGTGCTCGGCATCCAGGGCCTGGCACCCTATTGGTTCGAGGTCGACGGGTCGCTCTTCCTTTCGGACAAGGGCGAGGTCACCGCGCGCTTCGAGGCCGAATATGATCAGCGGATCACGCAGAAACTGATCCTGCAACCGGCGATCGAGTTCGAGCTGTCCGCGCAGGACATTCCCGAGCTCGGTATCGGTTCGGGGCTGAGCTCGGCCGAAGCGGGGCTCAGGCTGCGTTACCAGTTCATCCCCGAATTCGCGCCCTATGCGGGCGTTCAATATGAACGGCGCTTCGGCACCACCGCCGATTTCGCGCGCGCCGCAGGCGAGAAGGCGGGAGGCTGGAGCTTTCTCGTCGGCCTCAGAAGCTGGTTCTGA